The Desmonostoc muscorum LEGE 12446 genome includes a region encoding these proteins:
- a CDS encoding HetP family heterocyst commitment protein, whose product MNYQISSSQKNFQKAITPEQFEQVIEAITDGRYSWACVLILRFVGYNPLHFIPQRTYSRLIKENSHTPTLPVSTTRQNS is encoded by the coding sequence ATGAACTACCAAATTTCTTCTTCTCAAAAGAATTTTCAAAAAGCCATTACTCCAGAACAATTCGAGCAGGTGATCGAAGCTATTACCGATGGTCGATATTCCTGGGCTTGTGTACTGATTTTACGTTTTGTGGGTTACAATCCACTACATTTTATTCCCCAAAGAACTTATAGTCGTTTAATCAAAGAAAATAGCCATACTCCGACCTTGCCTGTATCTACCACTAGGCAAAATTCGTAA
- a CDS encoding beta-lactamase hydrolase domain-containing protein → MNIVRKINDELAIAGQITLDQLKQIADEGYKSVLNLRLPDETGFLVDEQEKTELLGLYYINLPFKTEDIKEQGTFQIFQKIAKLPKPTLIHCDNSIRSATIVLLYIALKQGIEFEKALQKVINLGLI, encoded by the coding sequence ATGAATATTGTTAGGAAGATTAATGATGAGTTAGCGATCGCTGGACAAATTACACTAGATCAGTTAAAACAAATCGCTGATGAGGGTTATAAGTCTGTACTTAACCTACGTTTACCCGATGAAACAGGTTTCCTGGTTGATGAACAGGAGAAAACTGAGCTTTTGGGACTGTACTATATAAACCTCCCGTTCAAAACTGAAGACATTAAAGAGCAAGGTACGTTCCAGATATTTCAGAAGATTGCTAAGTTACCAAAACCGACTCTCATCCATTGTGATAATTCAATTCGTTCAGCCACAATAGTATTGTTATATATTGCGTTAAAACAGGGCATAGAATTTGAAAAAGCACTGCAAAAAGTTATTAATTTAGGCTTGATATAA
- a CDS encoding sensor histidine kinase encodes MGWLPRIKLNSIHAKLLATYLLLIALGTSFMAGYILWSFHAYFMRSRQMDLENWTAALSESAADALEAKDLQRIEVLVQRYGAPETVTLRIFNQQARLLATSDPLRDKLVTDWYKVPGVWEALQNRPEQGVAKGVLSTEDRLYIARPIARNGQLLGVLRMSITLDQLQRQFATVIWSVLGTLAVTILLCALISTRFARSLSKPIETMQNFAIRLGGGHFGDKLIIHENNELDQLAAELNRMSQRLASLDQERRAFLANVSHELRTPISNVQVTVDALRSGAYEEPELRDRFFQTIENEIKRLSRLIHDLLDLGRLEAGVTQLEQQIFSLRGLINRAVNAMESRMQAVGVSVQVNVVDLQLQGDPERLLQAILNVLDNAIKHSVPDSLVLISGYTKGKQAVVKIQDQGLGISEDDLPRIFEQFYTTDPSRKGNSNGLGLAIAKRIIEAHQGSITASSLPNEGATFTICLPLLGSGQ; translated from the coding sequence ATGGGCTGGTTGCCTAGAATCAAATTAAATTCCATTCATGCTAAGCTGCTAGCCACCTATCTGTTACTGATAGCTTTGGGAACCTCCTTCATGGCAGGCTATATCCTCTGGTCGTTCCATGCTTACTTCATGCGATCGCGACAAATGGATTTGGAAAATTGGACAGCTGCCTTGAGTGAGAGTGCCGCAGATGCTTTAGAAGCAAAGGATCTCCAACGAATAGAAGTGTTAGTGCAGCGGTATGGAGCGCCAGAAACTGTGACACTCCGCATTTTCAATCAACAAGCTCGCCTCTTAGCAACTTCCGATCCACTCCGAGACAAACTAGTTACAGACTGGTACAAAGTTCCCGGAGTATGGGAAGCTTTGCAAAATCGTCCCGAACAAGGGGTAGCAAAAGGAGTTTTATCAACTGAAGACCGCCTCTACATCGCTCGACCAATTGCGCGTAACGGTCAATTACTGGGCGTACTGCGAATGTCCATTACTTTGGATCAGCTTCAGCGTCAGTTCGCAACGGTGATTTGGAGTGTTTTAGGAACCCTGGCGGTAACAATCTTGCTCTGTGCCTTAATCAGCACTCGCTTTGCTCGCAGTCTTTCAAAACCAATCGAAACTATGCAAAACTTTGCGATTCGCTTGGGTGGTGGTCATTTTGGCGATAAGCTGATTATCCATGAAAACAATGAGTTGGATCAGTTAGCGGCAGAACTCAACCGGATGAGTCAACGACTGGCTTCTTTAGATCAAGAACGTCGGGCTTTTTTAGCAAATGTTTCCCACGAACTCCGCACGCCCATCAGCAACGTGCAGGTAACAGTAGACGCACTCAGAAGTGGTGCATATGAAGAACCCGAATTACGCGATCGCTTTTTCCAAACAATTGAGAACGAAATCAAACGCTTATCACGACTAATTCATGATTTGCTCGATTTAGGACGTTTGGAAGCAGGAGTTACTCAACTCGAACAGCAAATATTCTCACTGCGCGGTCTAATTAACCGTGCTGTGAATGCGATGGAATCCCGAATGCAAGCTGTTGGCGTATCTGTGCAGGTAAACGTAGTTGATTTACAACTACAAGGTGATCCGGAGCGGCTATTACAGGCAATTTTAAATGTGCTAGATAACGCCATCAAACACTCAGTACCCGATTCTTTGGTGTTGATTTCTGGGTATACCAAGGGTAAACAAGCGGTTGTGAAAATTCAAGACCAGGGATTAGGTATTAGCGAGGATGATTTACCCCGGATTTTTGAGCAGTTTTATACAACAGACCCCTCCCGCAAAGGCAATAGTAACGGACTGGGATTAGCGATCGCCAAGCGCATCATCGAAGCCCATCAAGGCAGCATCACAGCCAGCAGTCTTCCCAATGAGGGCGCGACTTTTACGATTTGTTTACCGCTGTTAGGGAGTGGGCAGTAG
- a CDS encoding response regulator transcription factor, with translation MPHILLVDDEAALRESLTYTLEKEGYTVTTAADGHNAIKQFHKQVPDIILLDLMLPEVDGMEICWRIRAFSDVPIVMLTAKDQDIDKVWGLEAGADDYVTKPFNTRELLARIKTVLRRRLGN, from the coding sequence ATGCCGCATATCTTACTAGTGGATGATGAAGCAGCCCTACGGGAAAGCCTGACTTACACACTGGAAAAAGAAGGTTATACAGTGACAACGGCAGCCGATGGACATAATGCTATTAAACAGTTCCACAAGCAAGTACCGGATATAATTTTGCTAGACTTGATGCTGCCGGAGGTTGATGGCATGGAAATCTGTTGGCGAATTCGGGCTTTTTCGGATGTTCCCATTGTGATGCTGACGGCAAAAGATCAAGATATTGATAAAGTTTGGGGCTTGGAAGCGGGAGCAGATGATTATGTCACCAAGCCTTTCAACACTCGTGAACTGCTGGCACGGATAAAAACAGTGTTACGCCGTCGTTTAGGGAATTAG